The sequence TTACACGGGCAATATTTTAAGCAATTGCTTGGCAACACATAATGGACTATGGATCAATCTGCTCCAGATTGATCTatacgtgttgccgagcaataattgcttaaaaaattgcctgtgtAAGCGTCCTTACAcaggcaatttttattatttttattaataaaacctTAGGCAGCTGTCCGCCAATAGTGATTTTGATTATCAGTAAAAAATTCAGCGACCAATCAAAATTATAGGTGGATCTTCTCAAGTGAGAACAAGTTAACTTTACgtaaaataatagtttatttttgacCAGGTTTAAATGGCTCGCCGATATTGTCACACTGGCCGAGGACTTGCCACCAATGTCGCCTATCGCACGATTATCAACAGAAAGCACGGTTACTGCTGACAAGACTGATTCAAACCacgagaaaattgaaaatggacATTTAAAAACTGAGTGAGAAACAAAGAAACCTTTGAAATGAAGAACGGATAGAACAAGTAGCAAGTAGCAACTAATAAGGTGATTGTGATCATCAAACTTTGGTGTTAGGCCTACAGAGATAAACTACCATGTGTGCACAATAATAGGATCTTGAActgtattaataaaatgatgtaattttttgtattgtGGTGGGGCTAGAGTTCattattaaagataataattaaaaaaaacattatttttttaaaacataattattaacgtcacgctgaacggaaagcgaataatgacgtcacaatgcgtaaacgacaaataattttcaatttttaacataaaacatagttatttggaaaatattttttatgttaaaaaatttaaaaatacattgtgacgtcattattcgcttcctgtacagcgtgacgttaataactatattgaaaataaattaaaatcatacttttttaaattattctcttccaTAATtaagtccaagaccctatttataACACCTGGCCCAGTGATGTATCTGTATTCAGTATAAGGcgcaaaaagtaacctatgcagTAAATTACTGCAAACAATCTAAAAATGTGTTGCTATGAGGTAGGTTTTAATAGGAAAGGTATGCAATAATtatattactttatttaaagaatatttagaaattgttcattaaagtataatattattattataactacatTTACATAAGTGTTAAGAAACAATGTAATCTGTGATTTTATTTATGTGATCTTATGTTAtgttttaacattaatttaaggTATTCATTTATTATGAATTTATTGACAGtgcaaaagttttttaaaaattattatttatttaagattataataaattttaatgaacTAGAGGCtacaatttaatattgttaCTGTGGTAAGTTTGTTATTGTAAAAATCTCATCTGAAATCCaaactaattttattcttattatttacttactttgttTTCAAATTCCATTTAAGATGAATGAATATCAGTTTTTATACACTGAATGCATAGTGAcagtcaaaaaattaaaataataaatttggtTCTATTCTTCatgtgttttattttcatttacttCTAAATTACAAACTTCCATATAATGTTTGCCACATTTCCTTCCTTGTGTTTTGAGAATAAGTCTGTGTGCATTATCTCTGATCACTTCTAGACACTGATTACCATTTAACCCAAGTATAAATCCTAGATTGATAACATCATGGATGCCACGACACTGTGAACAGCTCTCTGCACCACTTGTGACTATGATGTTCTTAGATTTGCCAACTGCATGGTAATTATGCGCAGTACTTATAATGTTTTTCCGGGACATTGAATCTCTTATAGCAGCTGAATACatcaattcaaaaaatatgccGCGTTCGACAGCCTGCCTATACAACTTACGAGTTACTTTGAACGGTATTCTTATTTGAGGGTCAAATGTTATCACATCAATATCGAGGCTCCCACAAGCATATTGAAAAGCCTGTAAGGTTTTAGGTACTACAGCGATTATATCGTATCTCCTAATGTTCTCCGACTTATTGAGCTTGGGTGCAATACTGGAGTCCGAAAATTCTATCGTAACTCTCTGTAAAATATTCAGcttactattttttttcatttcttccGGTATCTCAACAGGCAACGGAACGAAATCTTTCGTCTCAGTCGGTTcacttttcttctttttcttttttggcGCTTCGCTTACTTCTTCGACATGTGTATTTAGTGCTATGGTGTTGAAACCAAGCTTTTCAATTAAATTCACTTTGTTAAGGTCATAGCTTTTATCTACGAATAGATCACAAAATCCCCATATACGTTCCACATTTTGCATTGTGGATTTGAAGAGGTTATATCATCGAAGTTTATGTTCAATAAATTTAACTGACGCTATAAATAAgcctatattattaaattaggcTTGTTTCTAATTAAAGCCACaaagaattaattaataaaaacggaCAAAGCAAAGAATTTTCAATGATATAAAAATTGACATTTACATTTGACAAATTGTGACATTGACAGTTTAAAGTTCAGAAACATGTTCtatagtatatttatttatttatctttcccGATTATCGATTTTTGTAAACGATTTTTAAGAATCGTCTCTGAGCTTTAAATATGTGTTAATATTCTCTTTGTTCGCGCTTTCATCACCGATGCATTTTCTACCTTTATTGACTTTCTAACTTTCTTCAAACGATTacggattaatttttttttattatacgtAAAAAAtgattcctcacgcgccattttaactctatgggtcaatgacaatagtcatgtcaaaagtttGTATTGCACACTGTACAGTAGTTTGATTTTGTAAAAccagcatcaatcattattacaatctcaattgttgtgattggctgaatttgtgcgatttttgttgcaacaatgcattgtggccaatagttagcgagcgtcaaccaagcACATTcacaggtgattgcgatcgtgacattgtaattgtcattctaccgcaattgaggcgtcatctttaaaataatgactaaaatcgtacttttgatatgaaatttgacacaaaaagttaaaatggctcgcgaggagtcattttttatggACTAAAACCGGTTGTCACTTAGAATAAATACCTGGGTTGTCATTTTAAACAAATAGTTCGAACTTTTTAGAAAAGCATTTCatcataaaattaataacagCTAACAGCTATAAAAAAACTAAGAACGTCACTGCTGACAATTTCTatctgtttaatttttttagaaatttgcctcaaaaacctaaatatatttaattaatctaaaGTTTAGGTTGTATTTTGTACTGTTATGAAATTTAAAACATAAGATAAAGGCGATTTCAATATGGGTATTCGCATTGTAATAGCTGGGGAATCACAATGCAATTTGTTCGCTGAAATTAGCTTGGTAGCAGATTACTTATCACAAAatttacctacattttgttATGAACGTATTGAAAAACCAGTTTCAGAATGGAAGGTTGGTTCTTAAATTATGGATTACTagatgacttcgtacgcgtggatgtaggttttctaaaaatctagTAGTATAGTAGTCTATGTCCGTTtccggcatgcaagctatctctgtacctatattattattattttatcattattttggaTTTATTTTCTAACTTATTCCGTAATGTTGGTAATGTAGGGTACttgtatctataaaataaatgttaacaGTATGTTGAGTAAAAAGTATCAGtagtcatgagtcatgactactgatactttttattcaattGACAGTTTTGAACACCGCTGTTGAACTTTTGGTACCGAAAATTCTTATTATTGCGGATAAAATGTTAGATACTTGTAATCTCTTGTAATATTTGACGGCATTCAACTCAAAGGTTTTTATTGAGTATGACGAATGTGCAAATGTGAATATTTCTTTACTACTTTACGTACATACATTCCGTAAATATGTCTGGTAATTTTAGCCTTGGctatctaaaataaataaaaaaaacaaatggcACCATATCGAATCGCCTGTTGTTTGGAAAGAGCTATTAATGGCTGGTAGTGTGCCAATTTACATAGGAGGAGCGAGTGAGTTTCTAGAATATGCACATTCCTACTATCAATTTGATGCATTCCTTGCACCAAAAAGATTCGATCACCTATCAGATTATTTTGGCCAATTTCAAAAGAAAATCAAACAGGAAGTTAAAACTGAAACGAGATTAAGTCTTACTAAACATATTGAAAGTGTTCGGAAAACCAGCTTCTCTATTTGTATTTGGGGTGCTGGAAATCCTTTAGCTATGTTTCTAATTTCTGGTCTTCTGGAGACATTTGACGAAATGAGCTTtagtaaaatatacttattcGATGAACTATGCTCAGAAAGCTTAATGGATTTCATAGAAAATGAATGTAATTACGTAAGAACTGATTACTCAAGGAAAGTTGTTAAATATGTAGACAAGATTGGAGTTGCTCTTACAAATACAGATCTTTTGATATTATTAAGTTATGTAGCTTTTCGGTAAGTACAAatagatgattttttttatttaaacattaATAAAGTTGTTACCTAGTTACAGGTTGTGTTTATATCAATTTCTTAAATAGGTCAACATATTCAGTTGGGGAATGGCTTTACAAGAATAAAAAACTCATGGAAAACATAGCAGTACAAATAAATGCTACAGCTTCAAGGAACATGTATGTTGTTATACC is a genomic window of Maniola hyperantus chromosome 12, iAphHyp1.2, whole genome shotgun sequence containing:
- the Rpp30 gene encoding ribonuclease P protein subunit p30, coding for MQNVERIWGFCDLFVDKSYDLNKVNLIEKLGFNTIALNTHVEEVSEAPKKKKKKSEPTETKDFVPLPVEIPEEMKKNSKLNILQRVTIEFSDSSIAPKLNKSENIRRYDIIAVVPKTLQAFQYACGSLDIDVITFDPQIRIPFKVTRKLYRQAVERGIFFELMYSAAIRDSMSRKNIISTAHNYHAVGKSKNIIVTSGAESCSQCRGIHDVINLGFILGLNGNQCLEVIRDNAHRLILKTQGRKCGKHYMEVCNLEVNENKTHEE
- the LOC117987098 gene encoding putative malate dehydrogenase 1B, producing the protein MGIRIVIAGESQCNLFAEISLVADYLSQNLPTFCYERIEKPVSEWKPWLSKINKKNKWHHIESPVVWKELLMAGSVPIYIGGASEFLEYAHSYYQFDAFLAPKRFDHLSDYFGQFQKKIKQEVKTETRLSLTKHIESVRKTSFSICIWGAGNPLAMFLISGLLETFDEMSFSKIYLFDELCSESLMDFIENECNYVRTDYSRKVVKYVDKIGVALTNTDLLILLSYVAFRSTYSVGEWLYKNKKLMENIAVQINATASRNMYVVIPNVGPACYNATILENSLRKISKNNIVVVTSDIGLDIAPVAAEIAEVPLRNMFCPPVWGFVGINHLADIHTTFHKYNSFHPYDRYAKVRNSTLCIGTITPEMRIMEYLMFFDESLWKTVADRKDLLDLILMDIFLNLHTW